From the genome of Candidatus Zixiibacteriota bacterium:
GCGGGCCACGCGCAACACCCGGTTTGGTCATCGATACATAGGCCATTACCGGGAGAACATCCGGCTCGATTTCGTCGCTACGGAACAACTCCAAAAGCCAACCGCGCGTGTCGTTGTGTTTGGTGATCGACCGTACTACCACACCTTCGATGTTAACATTCACGGATAAGCTCCTTGCCTTCCTCGTGCAGGAATGATTCCAAGGCCGTCTTCCAGTTACGCATGACATTCAGCCCGGCAGCGGCCAGGCGAGTGTTGTCCAAAGTTGATCGCACCGGCCGTTGCGCCGCTCGGACAAACTCGGCTGAAGTGCATGGCTGCAGCAACACATCCATGGCTAAAATTCCGAATACCGCCCGGGCCAGGCCATGCCACGTGGTTTCGCCCTCTGATGTAGCGTGAAGCAATCCGCTCAAGTGTCCGGCCAGCACCACGCGAGTTTGACGCGCGATGTCCATAGTCCAGCACGGATTACCGACCTGATCATCAACGACCTTCAAAGCTGTTACATCGTTGCCCGCCTCACGCGCCGCCACTTGCTTGAGACCGAGTCTGATCATGGTCTTGACGAAATTGTGCCCCTTGCGTCCGTAGACCCAGGATATGCGCATGATGATAGGATCATCCAACACGGCCTGCACGGCTCGTTCGCCCTGAAGCTTTGACTGACCGTACACGGTTACCGGGTTTGGTGGATCATCCTCGGTGTAAGGTCGGTCGTACTTGCCATCGAATACGTAATCGGTGGAGTAGTAGACCATTCGGGCGCCGACATCACGGCAGGCCAGAGCCACACTGCCGGCTCCTTCGGCGTTTACAAGCATGGCTTGCTCGCGGTTTGCTTCACACTCATCGACCTCTGCGTAGGCTGCGGTGTGAAGGACGACCTGCGGGCCGGCCTCGACCACTGCTTTGAGCACGGCCTCACGATCGGTAACATCACAGTCTTCTATGTCAATACCGTGAACAGAGTGCTCCAGGGCCAAGAGGCTCATCAAATCGCTGCCAAGCTGACCCCGGCAGCCGGTGATCAGAAAATCACAGGCCACGATCAACCTCAGCGATGACCTCGCTCAGGTACCGCTTGTACTCGTTGTCGACCATGTTGCCCAGCAGCGACTGCACCTGCGTTTTGTTGATGAACCGCATACGATAAGCTATCTCTTCAATGCATGCGATCTTCTGACCTTGCCGCCGTTCGATAGTGGCGATGAAGTTGCCGGCATCGAGCATGCTGCCGTAGGTGCCGGTATCCAGCCAGGCGATTCCGCGTCCCAACTGTACCACCTGCAGGGAGCCTCGTTTCAGGTACTCGCGATTGACATCTGTGATTTCCAGTTCGCCGCGTGCCGACGGCTTCAGTGACCGGGCAACCGATACCACTTCCGAATCGTACAGGTACAGCCCGGTGACGGCGTAATTCGACTTTGGGTTTTCGGGTTTCTCTTCGATTGATACGACCTTACCCGAGGCATCGAACTCGACCACACCATACCGCTCGGGATCGCTGACGTTATACCCAAAAACAACCGCCCCTGCATCGAACGAACGCGCCGCCCGCAAGAAATCGTAGGCGCCGTAGAAGATATTGTCGCCCAAGATCAAAGCCACCGGGTCTCCCGCAATGAATTGTTCGCCTATGAGAAAGGCCTGGGCAATCCCGGCCGGCTTCGGCTGTACCTGATAGCTGATGTTCAGTCCGAGAGGTCGACCGTCACCGAGCAATTCTTCAAAACGTGGCGTGTCTTCGGGTGTCGAGATCAAGAGGATTTCCGTAATGCCAAACAGCATCAAGGTCGACAGCGGATAGTAGATCATCGGTTTGTCGTACACCGGCAAGAGTTGCTTGCACACAACATGGGTGGCCGGATAAAGGCGGGTGCCGCTACCGCCGGCCAGGATGATCCCCTTGGACAGTTGGCTGGTCATCTGAACCTCCGACTAACGATTGGCATACATCTTGGCATAGTAGTTCTTGTACTCGCCACTGATACATTCTTCAAGCCACACTTGGTGGTCAAGATACCATTTGATAGTGGCATCAAGTCCCTCTTCAAAAGAGACACTGGGCATCCAGCCAAGCTCTCTTTTGATTTTTGAGGCGTCGATGGCGTACCTGCGATCGTGTCCGGGACGATCCGTCACGAATTCGATCAACCGCTCACGTGGACCTCCCCCCAATTTGTCATCCAATGACTCGCAGACGAGTTTCACGAGTTCTATGTTGGTAAGCTCACTGTCGCCACCGATATTGTATGTTTCACCCGCCTTTCCCTTGTGGAATGCGATATCCAGCGCTCGGCAGTGGTCTTCTACGTAGAGCCAATCACGGACATGCAGACCGTCGCCATAGACCGGTAGTTTTAGTCCTTCACGAGCATTACGTATCATCAACGGGATGAGCTTCTCCGGAAACTGGTAGCGTCCGTAATTGTTCGAGCAGTTGGTGGTCACCGTGTCCATACCATACGTCTTGTGGTAGGCACGCACCAGATGATCGGCCGCTGCTTTCGATGCCGAGTATGGAGAGTTGGGATTGTACGGAGTTGTCTCGGCAAAGAAACCGCTCTGTCCAAGCGAACCATACACTTCATCGGTGGAAACGTGGAGAAAACGAAACCGTCCCGACTGGCGATGCCGGGCCAGAGCCGCCTCAAGCAGGTTGGCCGTGCCGACGACATTGGTCAGAACAAAAACCATGGGGCCGTCGATTGAACGATCGACATGCGATTCAGCCGCCAGATGTAAGACGCTGTCGATTTGGTGTCGCTCGAAACAATGCAGAACAGCCGATTGTTCGCAGATGTCCAGTTTCTCGAACCGGTAGTTCTTGCAGTCTTCAAGTGAACTGAGGTTTCTCAGATTCCCTGCGTAAGTCAGACTGTCGATGTTAACGAAAAGATATTCGGGATACCTGGGCACCAGGTGCAACAGCAAATTCGAGCCGATGAAACCTGCGCCACCTGTAACCGCCACTCGTCGCCTAAGCTCACTCACGGGTTTTTGTACTCCTCACTCATCGCCGGTGAGATACTGAAGCGCGAGGACCTTTTCAACTAAAACTTGATCGCGTGTGATGAGTCGGTTGACAAGCGTGGCTCGGCAACCGCCAGTGATAACGGCGGGGGCGTTTCTATTTGTCGCCGCGCAGCATGGGATGCGAGTCGGCCGTGATGCCGGTCGGTTGGGCGTTACGGATGTCGTGGACTAACTCAATCGATGGTCGGGCATCATCCAGGGTGAAACCATGCCCGCTCAACACTTCGCGGTATACCATGGTGTGCAAGTCGGTGAATCCGCCGGAGAACTCGACCTCTTCCCCGTCTATTGTAATAGAGCGATAGGTCGGTTGGTCTTTTTGCACAGCCACTTCCGGCAGGTCGTTTGAGTCGATTGACAGGAACCACTGCACGTCGGCGTTGTCGAGTTCGATGGATCCCCCTACACGATTGGGAGTGGCCAGATGCACCTTGTTGTTCTGGACATCTCCGAACAGCCACATGAGCAGATCGAAAAAATGCACGCCGATATTCGTAGCCAGACCGCCCGAACGCTCCGGCTGACCTTTCCACGACACCAGGTACCATGGTCCGCGCGAGGTAATATAGGTCAGCCGCACGTTATGTTTGCTCTTTGTCTTGACAGTTTTCAGCTTCTCGCGCAAGGCAACCAGAGCTGGATGCACTCGCAATTGCAACACCGTATAGATATTGCGATCACTCTCTTGCTCCAATTCCTGCAGGGCGTCGATGTTCCATGGATTCAACACCAGCGGCTTTTCACAAATCGCGTGCGCCCCGACCCTCAACGCAAACCGAGCGTGAGCATCGTGCAGGTAGTTAGGCGAACAGATGCTTACATACTGCACTGCCTTATTGGAATTCTGGCGGCGCAGCCGCTCGATGTGCCGATCAAATCGTTCGAATTCGGTAAAGAAGGCCACATCCCTGAAATAGCCGTCCAGGACACCCACCGAATCGTGGGGATCGACAGCGGCGATCAATCTGTTGTCGGTCTCTTTTATCGCCTTCAGGTGGCGCGGGGCTATGTATCCGGATGCTCCGGTAAGGGCGAAATTGCTTGGCATTTACTCTCCTCAAACTGCGGCAGGTCTGGCCGCCGATTCTAATCTATGTCGCAGAGATTATACCGACAGAGAGGCGCTGGGCAAAGAGCTTTTTGCTCAGCTCAGAATTTATCCGTCGGCCGGCACTCTCAAGCGAGTTTCAGGAAGAGCGCGCGAAGCGCGAATACCGCGGCCTGACCGTGTCACCCTGGGCACCCCTCCACCTCACCCTGGGCACCCCTCCACCTCACCCTGAGCGGAGTCGAAGGGCCCACGAGGACCTAGACCACCCACACCCCGAGTGAGGTCTTCCTAGAACTGTTTGACCACTTTCAGCACCGAGCGGACATCATCCAGGACATACAAATGAATACAAGGGGCGCCTTGGTTGAACAGTTCCTCACACTGTTTTACCGCCCATTCCACGCCAATCGTCTTGGCATGTTTTGGATTCTCAGTGATCTCATCTACCAGTGCATCCGGCAGATTTATATGAAAATTCCGAGGTAAGCTGGCTAGTTGCCGCGCGCTTTTCATTACCTTGAGACCGGGTATGATCGGGACGGTAATCCCGGCCTCTCGACAGTCGGCCACGAAATCAAAATACTTCCGGTTGTCGAAAAACATCTGTGTCACGATATAGTCCGCCCCGGCTTCAACCTTTTTGACCAGACGCTCAATGTCCGTCTTGGGGTTGGGCGCTTCGACATGTTTCTCCGGATAGCCGCATACTCCGATACAATGCTCAATAGGATCCGAGTTCTCGACATCTTCCAAATACTTTCCCGCCCGCAAATCGTTGAGTTGCGCCACTAATTCGTTAGCGAATGCATTAACGGTTCGACTGCCACCGACGTTCTTATCGTAGTTTCTCTCGTCGCCGCGCACGGCGAGAACATTTTGGATACCCAGGAAACTAAGCTCAATCATAACATCTTCGGTTTCTTCGCGCGTGAATCCCCGGCAGAGTATATGCGGGACGGTGTCGATATTGTACCGGTTCTGAATGATCGCGCACATGCCCATAGTACCCGGTCTTTTGCGGCTGACTCGACGCCGGATAGTGCCGTCATCAAGTTCGTCGTATTGAGCCACGGCGCTGTGGCTGGTCACGTCAATGAATGGCGGATCGAACGGCAGAATCTGCTCGACCACATCAAGAATATCCCGCGCCGATTTCCCCCGCGGCGGCGGGATGATTTCGTAGCTGAACATCGGGCCACTGCTTCGATAGACTCGTTCGGTTACAAACATCGTATCATGATTCCATTCTTCTCATCGGACGTTACACCGCCCAAACCAAAAAGCTCACAAAAAGTTTCATTCGTCAATCAGGTTCGGCGCCAGCCAACGCCTGGCCTGGTCCAGAGGCATTGACTTACGTTCGGCATATTGCTGTAACTGCACCATGTCAATCTTTCCCAGCGGGAAATAATGCGACTGCGGATGGCCGAAATAATATCCGCAAACGGTGGCAGCCGGCGACAATGCAAAGCTCTCCGTTGCAACAACTCCGATCCGGCGTTCGGCATCCAGCAAGGTCAGTAGTGTCTTCTTCTCAGTGTGATCGGGACAACTCGGATAGCCCGGCGCCGGTCGGATTCCATAGTACTTTTCCTGGATCAACTCCTCATTGTCCAGCATCTCATCGCGCGCGTAGCCCCAGAATTCCCGGCGCACGCGCTCGTGCAGCCTTTCGGTCAAGGCCTCGGCCAACCTATCGGCCAACGCCTTGGTCAGGATGGCGCTGTAGTCATCGTGGTCGCGGTCGAACTCTTGAACAAGTTGCTCGACACCGAATCCTGCGCTGGTCACAAAAGCACCCATGTAATCGGCAACTCCCATCTCTTTGGGGGCGACGAAATCGGCCAGGCTTACACTGCCCCCTTCCTTGAGCGGCTGTTGACGTCTTAGCATGTGAAAGACGGTCAGAACTTCTCGCCGTGAGTCGTCGGTGTAAAGCTCGATATCCTCACCAGTCGAGTTGGCCGGGAAAAGACCAAGCACCGCCTTCGCGGTAAGCAACTTCTCACCTACCAAACGTGCCATTAGGCACTCGGCATCGTCCATCAGTTTGCGCGCGTCGGCGCCGTACTTTTCACTGCTTAGAATATTCGGGTAGCGCCCCGGAAGTTTCCAGACATTGAAGAAAGGCGTCCAGTCGATATAGGGCACGACTTCTGCAATCGGATAATCTTCAAAAAGAGTAATACCCGGCGAAGCGACCTCAGCCGGTGTGAACTCCTCCCAATCAAGTATCGGCCTTCGCTCATAAGCCTCCGACGG
Proteins encoded in this window:
- the rfbD gene encoding dTDP-4-dehydrorhamnose reductase produces the protein MACDFLITGCRGQLGSDLMSLLALEHSVHGIDIEDCDVTDREAVLKAVVEAGPQVVLHTAAYAEVDECEANREQAMLVNAEGAGSVALACRDVGARMVYYSTDYVFDGKYDRPYTEDDPPNPVTVYGQSKLQGERAVQAVLDDPIIMRISWVYGRKGHNFVKTMIRLGLKQVAAREAGNDVTALKVVDDQVGNPCWTMDIARQTRVVLAGHLSGLLHATSEGETTWHGLARAVFGILAMDVLLQPCTSAEFVRAAQRPVRSTLDNTRLAAAGLNVMRNWKTALESFLHEEGKELIREC
- the rfbA gene encoding glucose-1-phosphate thymidylyltransferase RfbA encodes the protein MTSQLSKGIILAGGSGTRLYPATHVVCKQLLPVYDKPMIYYPLSTLMLFGITEILLISTPEDTPRFEELLGDGRPLGLNISYQVQPKPAGIAQAFLIGEQFIAGDPVALILGDNIFYGAYDFLRAARSFDAGAVVFGYNVSDPERYGVVEFDASGKVVSIEEKPENPKSNYAVTGLYLYDSEVVSVARSLKPSARGELEITDVNREYLKRGSLQVVQLGRGIAWLDTGTYGSMLDAGNFIATIERRQGQKIACIEEIAYRMRFINKTQVQSLLGNMVDNEYKRYLSEVIAEVDRGL
- the rfbB gene encoding dTDP-glucose 4,6-dehydratase; translation: MSELRRRVAVTGGAGFIGSNLLLHLVPRYPEYLFVNIDSLTYAGNLRNLSSLEDCKNYRFEKLDICEQSAVLHCFERHQIDSVLHLAAESHVDRSIDGPMVFVLTNVVGTANLLEAALARHRQSGRFRFLHVSTDEVYGSLGQSGFFAETTPYNPNSPYSASKAAADHLVRAYHKTYGMDTVTTNCSNNYGRYQFPEKLIPLMIRNAREGLKLPVYGDGLHVRDWLYVEDHCRALDIAFHKGKAGETYNIGGDSELTNIELVKLVCESLDDKLGGGPRERLIEFVTDRPGHDRRYAIDASKIKRELGWMPSVSFEEGLDATIKWYLDHQVWLEECISGEYKNYYAKMYANR
- a CDS encoding Gfo/Idh/MocA family oxidoreductase codes for the protein MPSNFALTGASGYIAPRHLKAIKETDNRLIAAVDPHDSVGVLDGYFRDVAFFTEFERFDRHIERLRRQNSNKAVQYVSICSPNYLHDAHARFALRVGAHAICEKPLVLNPWNIDALQELEQESDRNIYTVLQLRVHPALVALREKLKTVKTKSKHNVRLTYITSRGPWYLVSWKGQPERSGGLATNIGVHFFDLLMWLFGDVQNNKVHLATPNRVGGSIELDNADVQWFLSIDSNDLPEVAVQKDQPTYRSITIDGEEVEFSGGFTDLHTMVYREVLSGHGFTLDDARPSIELVHDIRNAQPTGITADSHPMLRGDK
- a CDS encoding methylenetetrahydrofolate reductase, which encodes MFVTERVYRSSGPMFSYEIIPPPRGKSARDILDVVEQILPFDPPFIDVTSHSAVAQYDELDDGTIRRRVSRKRPGTMGMCAIIQNRYNIDTVPHILCRGFTREETEDVMIELSFLGIQNVLAVRGDERNYDKNVGGSRTVNAFANELVAQLNDLRAGKYLEDVENSDPIEHCIGVCGYPEKHVEAPNPKTDIERLVKKVEAGADYIVTQMFFDNRKYFDFVADCREAGITVPIIPGLKVMKSARQLASLPRNFHINLPDALVDEITENPKHAKTIGVEWAVKQCEELFNQGAPCIHLYVLDDVRSVLKVVKQF